A stretch of DNA from uncultured Flavobacterium sp.:
CTAAACGATCTTAAGTAATGGGAGTTATTCACAAAATCGGTAGAAGAAAAACCGCTGTTGCACGTGTATATGTTTCTGAAGGAACAGGAAAAATCACTGTAAACAAAAAAGAATTCGCAACTTACTTTCCAACTGCAACTTTACAATACAAAGTTTTACAACCAATGTCTATGACAGAAAATGTAAACAACTTTGATGTAAAAGTAAACGTTTACGGAGGTGGTTCAACTGGTCAGGCAGAAGCTGTAAGAATGGCATTAGCACGTGTTATGTGTGAAGTTAACGCTGAAAACAGAGCTATCTTAAAACCAGAAGGTTTATTAACAAGAGATCCAAGAATGGTTGAACGTAAGAAATTCGGTCAGAAGAAAGCTCGTAAGAGATTCCAATTCTCTAAACGTTAATATTACCTGTCTTGTATATATGGTACAAGACATCATCAATTATTTATTGAAATTAAAAAACACAGTTGTTGTTGCTCTCCTATCGAGGTAGGAAATAGTTTAGCATCTAAATGTATAAAGCCTGGGAAACCGCCATTTATACATTGCTAATCAACAGAACGTAAACTAGTACAAAAATGGCAAACAAAATAGAAGTAAAAGACTTACTAGAAGCAGGTGTTCACTTTGGACACATGACTAGAAAATGGGACCCAAATATGGCCCCTTACATTTATATGGAGCGTAATGGTATTCACATTATCAATCTATATAAAACTGCAGCAAAAATCGAAGAAGCTAACGAAGCTTTGAAAAAAATCGCTGCATCAGGTAGAAAAATCTTATTCGTAGCTACCAAAAAACAAGCAAAAGACATCGTTGCTGATAAAGCAAAAGCTGCAAACATGCCTTACATCACTGAAAGATGGCCTGGTGGAATGCTAACTAACTTTGTAACTATCAGAAAGGCAGTTAAAAAAATGTCTTCTATTGATAAAATGAAGAAAGATGGTACTTTCATGACGTTATCTAAAAAAGAGCGTTTGCAAGTTGATCGTCTACGTGCTAAATTAGAGAAAAACTTAGGTTCAATTGCTGATATGTCTAGACTACCTGCAGCATTGTTCGTAGTAGATATCAAAGCTGAACACATCGCAATAAAAGAAGCACAAAAATTAAACATTCCAGTTTTCGCAATGGTTGATACGAACTCTGACCCAAGAGAGGTTGATTACGTTATTCCTGCAAATGATGATGCTTCTAAATCAATTGACAAAATTTTATCTTTAGTAACTGCTGCTGTAATCGAAGGTCTTTCTGACAGAGGTTCTGAAAAAGAAACTGAAGTATTCACAGAAGAAGCTACTGAGGCTGCTCCTGCTGTAGAGGCTGCACCAGCTACTGAAGCTCCTGCAACTGAAGAATAAATCAAATTTAAATTCCAAATTTTAAATTCTAAAATCCAAATACAAATTAAAAACGTTATGTTGATAATTTAATAAAATTGGAGTTTAGAATTTAAAAGATGGAATTTTTACTTTTAACATTAAAAT
This window harbors:
- the rpsI gene encoding 30S ribosomal protein S9 — translated: MGVIHKIGRRKTAVARVYVSEGTGKITVNKKEFATYFPTATLQYKVLQPMSMTENVNNFDVKVNVYGGGSTGQAEAVRMALARVMCEVNAENRAILKPEGLLTRDPRMVERKKFGQKKARKRFQFSKR
- the rpsB gene encoding 30S ribosomal protein S2, with the translated sequence MANKIEVKDLLEAGVHFGHMTRKWDPNMAPYIYMERNGIHIINLYKTAAKIEEANEALKKIAASGRKILFVATKKQAKDIVADKAKAANMPYITERWPGGMLTNFVTIRKAVKKMSSIDKMKKDGTFMTLSKKERLQVDRLRAKLEKNLGSIADMSRLPAALFVVDIKAEHIAIKEAQKLNIPVFAMVDTNSDPREVDYVIPANDDASKSIDKILSLVTAAVIEGLSDRGSEKETEVFTEEATEAAPAVEAAPATEAPATEE